The window GAGTTTTATTACTTTAACATTGTTATGGCATTCAATACATGCATGAAATGGCTCAACTTAATTGACCTATCAAATACTGAAAAGGGTAGGAAATGGATCCTCCTTGGAAGGGGATCAAAACCTAATAAACTACTTCAAATGAGTCCATGAATCCATTTTATAGTTCATattaaattctacaaatccAAAGATGAATAAAATGTcacgttatttaaaattttaaatggtatGACTCTTTGTTCACCATCAGATCCAAGAAATAAAACCTTAAGCACGAAATTGACTCTCTGCATTACCAGTGGAATGGAGAGGAGCATGTTCCACTATTCATTGAGAAGTAGGCAATTTACAATTCCATTAgaagttaatataacataaaacTATGATTTATGTCTTGCAGAGTTTAAGATATGTAGTGATTTAGCGATTTTTCCTGTGTAACACTAAATCGAAAAGAAAGTTGATTGTAATGTTTCTTATCATTAGGTTCATGGAACCATTAGTGTTTGGTCATTACCCAAGCATCATGAGAAGCCTGGTGAAGGACAGGCTGCCCACTTTCacagaagaagaggaaaaaatggTTAAGGGGTCTTTTGATTTTATTGGCATCAATTATTATACTTCAAGATATGCTAAAAACCTCCAACCAGATCCACATGCAACACCTGAATACAGTACTGACTACTTAACAAATACCACAGGTAAACTTATACACTACCACATGTAAACTTAATAATACTATGATGTTAAGAAGACTACTCAATGGTGATCTTGCTCATTTTGTGGTTGTTGCAGCTTATAAAGATGGAGTTCCTATTGGTCCTTTGGTAAGAAAATCATTATTTGAAACATTCCTCTGAGATAGTGTCACAAAGAATTAACAGTTTATAGGTCATCATTAATTGAACAAAACTAGGCCCAATCTGTCAATCATTGTTAATTTCCATCTTGAATTGCATGTATTTGCTAATAATGCTTAAATTTCTTGAATTGCAGGCACCTGGAAACtcttttatttacatttatccGATAGGGCTACAGAAACTTTTGGAGTTTATGAATCTTGAGTACCAAAGTCCCACAATATACATTACTGAAAATGGTTGTAGCTTGTTTCATGTGTTTTCcccaatatatatttatatactccTTGTGATATTAATAATATCTTGTTGATTTTTCTGTATAGGAATTACTGAAAAAAGGGACGATAGCCTTGAAGTTACTGAAGCACTAAAGGATCCATATCGAATCAACAATATTCTCCAACATCTTCATAAGATCCATGCTGCAATGCAGTAAGTCATTAACCTTAGTTAATTTGCAACAATAAGAAACTCAATATCCTGTGTGCTTGCGTTGATGTTTTAGTATACTTTTTGTTAGACCCATTAGGACTAAGCCTAAGTCTTAACTCGTAGAACAAGTAATCTAACTACACAGGCAACACAAGTAACCTAATCTGACTATAGATAAAATAAAGTTGGTCCAGGGTTGTTTTCCTATAAATACCATGTGTTGTACAGTTTTACACATATGCATCAATTTAATTTTGCTCTCTTTGCACCTCTTAATCAAAATCTTCAATAAGATGAATGTTTAGTTCCAtagaataagaaaaaacaataaacaaacaaacaaaagaatgcatttctttgttctttttcgTTGGAATTGGATGCGATATTTATTATCAAGTTTATTGACATAATTATGCTTCTATGCTCGCTTTGTACAAACATCTATTTGTTTTAtatcaaaaattttcatttttgcaggAATGGTGTGAATGTTAAAGGATACTTCTACTGGTCTCTATTTGATGACTTTGAATGGGGGGACGGCTACCATTTGAGATTTGGGCTTTACTACATTGATTTCAAGGACAACTTGAAGCGCATTCCCAAACAGTCAGCTTTGTGGTACAAGGATTTCATCCTTTAATGCAACAACACTAAAGCCTAGGAAAATGTATCTTGTGCATtggatatatatttatatatatgcatCATCTCTCTTACATAGTTATAGAGTCTATATGTTGTGAGATAAATGATGTATATATTCAGTGTAGGAAATAATTATTGAAAGCTTAAATATTGGTTGATTGCACCCCAATTTTCTTGCATTGAGTTGCCTATGAATGCAGCAAGCTTGGATatatcataaattttattatataagctGATGTGTCAgttaccaatcacaaaaaaaaaaaatatatatatatatatatattgtgttgtTGAAGTGTattaatcatatttattaccatgtcaatttataaaCCTTTGATAATAAagcaaaaagtaattttagcatattccaagtttttttttttttttttttttgaaactagcATATTCCAAGTTCAATTCATTCTTGTCATATTGttcatataatttattttataatattctatGTGAAAGTATTATTTATATGGATGAAGAAACgaaccaaggaaaaaaaaatgtctatgaCTCTATGCTCATGTTCCAAGGGAAACAAAACCCGGAGGCAACACATGGTAGACAAAGGAATGAAGGATGCTAATGGGCTAGCAAAGTTTAGATTACCATTTGGGCCTGATGCAAAACCAGCAAAAGAACTTTaagttacatttaaaaacaaacaaacaaaattttcttttatatcaaATCTCAGTTTGGAAAGTGAATTGTGTGAAAACTTTCTAACCTGATTTTCTTGATCAGATATCCACCTTCAATGCCTAAAAAGCAACAAATGGATTAAAATTAGAAACTTAAACATGCTACaattcctttatatatatatatatatatatgtgctaCATTTAAATCTAAATTGTATTATGGGTTCTAGTTAGCGGTGAAGTCTCtgataattgaataagagatttaaggTTTAGTCCTTATTTAcatcaaaaattgattaatattttggtctgataataaagaactatcatttCATCAGAAGCGAAAATGTTAaagttattacaaattttactataaaaaaaaaaaaattacggaTTGAAGTGGTAAAGAATGTTATAAGTATTCAAGTTAGGAATGAACAAATGAAGAAGACATTATAGtgatggttttttctttttttgagatccATTGCTTCCAAGTTAgagaaattaggaaaaaaaaatgaccaccATATATTTTTGCATAATTGAACAACCCACATCTTACATACCTGATAAAAGAAATGACCTTTCTCTAATCTTCTTGGATCCCCTGTAACCCTGTTTGCACCATCACGTGTACTATTTATGATTTCAGAATGTTGTGTTTTCTAGAAGATCTGGATACTCAAACCGAATCACCAAAAACTGAAACATAAGGCGGACCAGAAAATTTTATGGTAGTATATTAGAATGTGAATGAGGGgtttcaaaagaaacaaaaagtcaaacgaTCACCATGGTTCATGGGATTTTTCCATTTAATAACCTGGTGTCTATGGGACATGGGAATTGCATTCACTTGAGAGATTCAGATACCCGAAGAGGTCTAGATGCTCtcatttgtccaaaaaaaaaaaaaaaaaccaaaaattttgcaaggaGAAGGAAACAACAAATGTAGGAGTaataaggaaaatgaaaaaaaaaaaaaattaaaatgtcatTATTCAGCATTAAATTGAGAAAACCGAAAggtaaatgaagaaaaatattaggCTTAAGTCTTAACTTACTTTTTAAACCTTATAGTTTTGAGTATGTTTTATTTAaaccttaaactttaaaattgttTCATTTAAATGTCAATGTTTTTAAAATGCTTCATTTGACCCTATAGtttcaaatagttttatttGAACCTTAgagttttggtaattttcatttaaaattcaaaatttgaaataagtTTCACTTAAACTAACCAGCCATGTCATGTTTAATGgtgttaacaaaaaaaaaaatagtgattaaAGGTTTAAATgaagagcaagacttaggtacagtacttagatgCTATTCCTTAGGTTctctttttaagattctgtcatgtggattttttctcataagatggaaatgtattttttagttaagtagccacataactgaattttaagagaggaATTTAAGGAATAGTACCTAAGGTAccgtacctaagttttgtccttaaaTGAGACATCTTTAAAaactttaagtttttttttttttttttttttttgagaatttttttttaaaacttaacattttgaaatttcaaggtTTAAATGAAACatacccaaaattttaagatctaaaaagtaatttatcaaaaaatttaaagagagaTGGAAGATTTGTTGAGAAAAATATAGgaaataataaatgtaaatttttttttttttctctaaagaAAAAAGACATTGCAGATTTTATTAATCATGGCAAACTTCCATGTTCACTATCAACAGGGAAGTCCTCAATCTAAGCTATAAACTCAGGATGAAATTTCGCCGTCTAGCTAAGTAATGAGTTGCTACATTACCTGGTCTTCTTACATGTGAAAACTGGAGCCATTGATTCAGTAGCTAGAAACAGAGCATCCTGTATAAGATAACCAAAAGGAGTAGTAAAACACTTTTTCCGCTGCTCAAAACCTATTAATAGGGATGAAGAGCACAAACCATGGTTCTCTATAGCTAAGCAAGTAAGCAAAGTAATGACACAGATTCCAAGGAAGCTCTGTGAAGTCCTTGTTGATATATGGTCTTCAAACAAAAGCACTCGTAATCTTGGTTGTATGGACACTTTATTTGGAGTGTTATCGTATTTGCGTCATATATGTGTTGTAACGATGTCCTATTTATCCTattgtgttataatttttcaaaaattgcttgtGTCACCGTATCATACCCGTACTTGTACCCGTGTCTATGTCCATATCCATGTCCATGCATCCAGCCATAATTAAATACAAGGATATAATTGTAGCTTTTGCACAATGCTAAATGAGATAAAACCATTTATCTTTATCACTTCCTCAAAGATAGTGGATTAGTAGTCCATTTTTGTGAGCTGTAGCCTTAAGAAGGTTGCCAAGTACTTAATATTAGCAATTAACCTAATCAGTTTAAGGTGGAAAATTTTAGTTTGGGCATGAATCAAGTTAGTGGCAGAGCTAAGATTTTaattaggggggggggggggggcaaaaaCCTAGAGTTTGAAATTGTAAAAACGCCTAgagatagaaggaaaaaaatagtgatGTCTTTGGAGTTTTAGTGGTATGAACATTAAgtagttttatacttttttattattatgagtAAAATATGGGATCCACTCATTAAAATAGTGAGAGATATGAACAAATTTCAATAATTCTAGagtcacaaaatttttcataattgttaagtGGTTAATTGTtaattagtaaataaataagaatgtCAAAGATGGgtccaaataaaaataagtaataatttactaacccaattattgtgaaaattattgtgtttcttataatgtaaataaattaaataaaaaataaaaggtagaaCTGCTGTGAAAGTGAAAATTTGAGACAAGCCAAAAAGTTAGAAGTCCTTTTGACTTTGATGTGTCcagatcaaaaataaaaaaatataaatatactttGATGTATTAGGGAACTTCTTGCTTCCTTTATTACGGTGGcaggttattttattttcttttgtttttttgagtaAGGCCTTATTGCACGTGCGAagcacgtgtgatgaggctagtatgaTCTGATCAACTTGCACAAACAAAAACGTATATATTACATTACTTAGTGAATTGGataaagaaacacaatataactAAAAGAAACATTATCTGTTGGGTAAAGCaaccaaatactaaaaacaattaatgaaattattgatttctcaaaataattttttgattataaatttatatactaatacttaattatatatttattagatgttttatttttcatgattttttttttaacaactagtgtgtgtatatatatatcacaaagaaattaattagatatcattttttttaaagggacaGTGTACGTGGCTTTGTAAAGCCACAAACCAATTAgcatattatatatttctcataaaaaaaaaaaaaagtagtatattatatatacatacactgTTCTCTTATAGTTGGGATAAGAGGATTTGTATCTGGATGTCTCCTttgaaaataaccaaaaatacCAATTGAGCTCTGTTCTTTTAATTGTTCTACTTTGTCACTTTCACCTACCTAAAAAGggtgaaaaaaatttaacagtACATTCATCCGAAACTTGACAATGGACTGTTGCAATCGTACAATCATACCCCAATTTTTCAAGCCGCACATTCcacattgaaaaatatataaatgaatgGTAGAAATTGAATATGGTCCAGACCTCATTTAATGAGTCAATGAACCAAACACTGATCTAAGAAAAGCAACGgcttaaaaacataataaatggATAGAAACAAAGGATGTCTGATGCTTAACACAGATCTGATATTTTTTAAAGCGATGGAGAAGTACAGTCCAAGTCCAGCcacccaaaatatatatatatatatatattttttttttttttcaagttttacttaatattttttcctgttttttccttgataattttttttttcctattgaCTAATAATTGAACTTAATTAATACTCTTATTATAGATAAAGAAATAAGCTTACTAGTTAAAATTTTAGAGCCTTCTTTTATTTGAGGGCCTTAATTAGATAGACGGTGGCCTAACTCGTTTAGGGGATGGAAACCTAATTCATTATTTCGGGATAAGAATGTAGaaccaaagaaaagaaatcttttGATCATGTAGACCATCCCCATGGGGGTGGTGAAGGGAGGGCCCCAATtggcagggaaaaaaaaaaacctgtaaCCCCTTGGGGTTATCCTGCCTGCTACGTGACACATGTATTaggatttttttcatttgtttttaaacacatatacaacccattttagctttttgtaaatttaaaaCTATACAATGTCACATAATTTAAAACTAGATATTACTACTATTTTCTAGCATTGTTGCTTTCTAGCATTAATTTGCACtgaaatttttgtcaaaatataGTACGTATAGAGAGGTTAGCTAGGCTGTGATTACCCGAAAAAAAGGGAATAGTTACTGTTCAATTTTTGCTGTCCTTGTTCTGAAGaggttaccaaaaaaaaaaaaacaggttgTTAAATGAACCAGCAACAGTTTCCATTCCACCCTATGAAACCAAGAGCTACAAATACAAACGAAAAGAGTGCTGAATTCTAGAGTTTGCTTAGAAGCCATGGTGacttcatcattatcatttaGGCTATTAGAGAGCCTTGTTGGAATCTCTACAGTCgttttgcttgtcttcttgtctGCACATGTTCATGGTTTGtcatctttatctttttttcaagAAAGATAATTGTTTTCATAGTAAAAAGATTATGATTTACGTAGTTGAAATTAGTaacaaattcttcttcttcttttttcttttttttaagcatatatTTGTACTTTTTGAGTACTTATTTCCAgctctaataaaattttcttggtGATCATTTTGAGTACCATGAGATTATATATGCAGCTTCAATCCCAAGGCACACTAGAATATATGTGCTTCCAATTTTAAACTAGATGTAAATAAATCAAAGTCAGCTCATTAACCAAATTTCTGAGCATTGATAATTAGAGGAACGCTTAAGCAAATCATGGCTTCTGCTCTCTGGCAATGGCAATGGTTCTGCCTAAAAAAATCTGAACCATTGATGAACTTCAgttcatattataatatgatcTTAACTAGGCCATTAATGCAGCACAGATTAGATGTGCTTGGAATCTTAAGATTGATTTGATTCAGCTCTTGATTGTTTGTAGAAAGTTTTCAATTCAAGTGACTTTGATATGTTCTTCTTGGATCCCtgcattgtgatttgtgaacatttcatattatttcaaattattttcattttaagttCATCAAACTGAATAATGATTGTTGTAATAAATGTGACAGGCAGGCCTGATTTAAGGGATGCTAATGAACTGTTTATTAAGAAAGCTGACTTCCCAaatgattttgtgtttggagTTGCCACTGCTGCTGCGCAGGTACATTTATACTTGTCATGATATATGACACTAGATCCTCTAAGATTATCAATGGTCatgttttttaatatcaatGACTACGTGTTATTGTATCTGGTGTAGATTGAAGGATCAGCCAAAGAAGGAGGAAGGGGACCAAGCATATGGGATGAGTTTGCTAAAGATTTCCCAGGTTCGAACAACCCTGATTATGCTTTCTTCATCATGTATGACTAACATATGCattctttttataattatgCGTAATCATGTAGGAAAGTCTAACAACTGGTAATGATATTCTTTTACATTTCAGGAAAAATTGATGGTGGCGGAAATTTGGATACAGCAATTGATTCATATAAGCGATACAAGGTGAGTAAACAAAGTTCTCAAGACCTCTTACCAAGAGACAATAATCTTGAGAGTGTTATTTGCTCAAGAAATGAAACTAACTGGCATATATCTTTATGGAATAATGCTGGATTATAGGAAGATGTGAAGTTTTTGAAGGACCTTAGAGTGCATTCTTATAGATTTTCCATCTCCTGGACCAGAATTTTGCCTAGTAAGTTCTGTAtctaaatttttgttcttcaagaactttttttttttttttttctcttttcatttttatataaaagtacTGCAtgttctaaaaataattttatggttGTATTATATGGTTTAAAATTGAGTTTGTATCTGTGAAAATGTCGTAAAATCCtgctagactttttttttttttttgagaatgaatccTGCTAGACTTAGATGCAGTTTCTAAGACTAAAATTTAAAGGGAACGTATGTTAGGTTAATAAACCTGCTTGATCTTGAGGCTCTTTTGCTTGCCTATTCAAAACTCAAGGGCTAATAAACCATGAAAGCCTTTAAATACATATAGTGCTAAGTTGATTAAGTTTATTTACCACTGCAGCCTGACATTTTCGTTTAACCACTctactttaaaattttcttgtagATGGGTCTTTGAGTGGTGGAATAAACCAAGAGGGTATTGATCACTACAACAACCTGATCAATGAATTGCTACTAAATGGTAAGAAGCCATTAGTATTTAAATTACAGGGAATTTCActcaaaaattttccaaaaaactgACATGTTCTTACAATCTATGTTCTAATGTAGGCATTACACCTTTTGTGACTATATTTCACTTTGATTCGCCACAAGCCCTGCAAGAGAAGTATGGAGGCTTCTTAAGCCGCTCAATCATGTAAGCACCTTTTTTTCGTTTACATATCTCTACTAGAAGAATTATGGATTTATCAATGTGATTGACTATTAATTAtgtttccacttttttttttttctttttttctttttcaccagTGATGACTTCAAGGCCTATAGTGAAATTTGCTACAAAGAATTTGGAGATAGGGTCAAACATTGGATTACAATCAATGAGCCATATATTATCTCTTATTTTGGGTATGATCTTGGGCTTGCTGCACCAGGCAGGTGCTCTCTACCAGGGCCACCTGGTCCATGTCCAGCCGGTAATTCATCTACAGAACCTTACATTGTGGCCCATAACCTTCTCCTTGCCCATACTGCAGCTGCTAGGCTCTACAAAAACAAGTTCCAGGTGAGAAACAGTCCTCCATTCTCCATGACTTAATATTGTAATGATTTGATCTATTGATTTTCACTTTTAAGACTATCTTTATTAGGTGTTTTGTTAACTGATACATTCCAGGAAACACAAGGAGGACAAATTGGAATTAGTCTTGTGGGACAATATTTTGAGCCATATTCAAAATCATCAGAGGATAAAGCTGCAGCAAAAAGAGCTCTTGACTTCAATTTAGGATGGTTAGTAAAGCACCTCAGGCACAATCACATATTTATGTACAGAGTTTTGTTACTTTTAACATTGTTATGGCAGTCAATACATGCATGAAATGGCTCAAATTTATAGGTGACTAATCAAATACTTAAAAGGGCAGGAAATGGATTCTCCTTGGAAAAGGCTCAAAACTTAATAAACTAAGTTGAATGAAACCATTTAATAGTTCATATTAAATTCTACAAATCTAAAGATGAATCCAATGTcacgttatttaaaattttaaatgttatgATGCTTTGTTCACCGTTAGATCCAAGAAACAAAACCTTAAGCATGAAATTGACTCTCTGCATTCCCAGTGAAATGGAGAGAATCATGTTCCACTATTCATTGAGAAGTAGGCTATTTACACTTCCATTTTAGAAGTTATTGTCACATATAACTATGATTTGTCTTGCAGACTTTAAGATATGTAGTGATTAAGAGATTGTTCTTGTGTAACACTAAATCAGAAAGAAATTTGATCGTAATGTTTCTTATCATTAGGTTCTTGAAACCATTAGCGTTTGGTCATTACCCAAGAATCATGAGACGTTTGGTGAAGGACAGGCTACCCACTTtcacaaaaaaagagaaaaaaatgatcaaGGGGTCTTTTGATTTTATTGGCATCAATTATTATACTTCAAGGTATGCTAAAAACCTCCTACCAGATCTACATGCAACACCCGAATACAGTACTGACTACTTAACAAATACCACAGGTAAACTTATAGACTACCACATGTAAACTTAATAATACTATTATGTTAAGAAGACTACTTAATGGTGATCTTGCTCGTTTTGTGGTTGCTGCAGCTTATAAAGATGGAGTTCCTATTGGTCCTAGGGTAAGAAAATCATTATTTGAAACATTCCTCTGAGATAGTGTCACAAAGAATTAACATTTATAGGTCATCATTAATTGAACAAAAGTAGGCTTAATCTGTCAATCATTGTTTAATATCC of the Quercus robur chromosome 10, dhQueRobu3.1, whole genome shotgun sequence genome contains:
- the LOC126702899 gene encoding beta-glucosidase 24-like, which encodes MVTSSLSFRLLESLVGISTVVLLVFLSAHVHGRPDLRDANELFIKKADFPNDFVFGVATAAAQIEGSAKEGGRGPSIWDEFAKDFPGKIDGGGNLDTAIDSYKRYKEDVKFLKDLRVHSYRFSISWTRILPNGSLSGGINQEGIDHYNNLINELLLNGITPFVTIFHFDSPQALQEKYGGFLSRSIIDDFKAYSEICYKEFGDRVKHWITINEPYIISYFGYDLGLAAPGRCSLPGPPGPCPAGNSSTEPYIVAHNLLLAHTAAARLYKNKFQETQGGQIGISLVGQYFEPYSKSSEDKAAAKRALDFNLGWFLKPLAFGHYPRIMRRLVKDRLPTFTKKEKKMIKGSFDFIGINYYTSRYAKNLLPDLHATPEYSTDYLTNTTAYKDGVPIGPRATESSYIYLYPIGLQKLLEFVNHKYRKPTIYITENGIPEKRDDSLELTEALKDPHRINNTIQHLHKIHAAMQNGVNVKGYFHWTIFDDFEWGEGYSVRYGLYYIDFKYNLKRIPKHSALWLKDFLK